In the genome of Ignavibacteriales bacterium, one region contains:
- a CDS encoding mannose-1-phosphate guanylyltransferase yields the protein MKVYAVIMAGGVGSRFWPRSKEKMPKQLLKIFGERTMIQDTVDRLKGIVETENIYIITNKIQKPEIVEQLPEILESNIIEEPFGRNTAACIGLASLVIGSKDEDAVMITVPADHIIKEREIFHSTILNACKFAYEQKGLVTIGIQPTRPETGYGYIQIDEREVTGNIHKVFTFAEKPNYATAVRFLESGDFFWNSGMFIWRADVILEEIRILMPELNDALEQIKGDLGTGNFEKTLSNEYGKLRSISIDYGIMEKSHRVFLTKGKFSWSDVGSWEEVYQLSEKNPDGNAVIGNVYSEMTNDTYIYSPNKFTAVLGVDNLIIINTDDALLICRRDQSQEVKKVVDHLKINKLTDHI from the coding sequence ATGAAAGTTTACGCTGTAATAATGGCTGGCGGAGTAGGATCAAGATTCTGGCCGAGAAGCAAAGAAAAAATGCCTAAGCAGTTGTTGAAAATATTTGGTGAACGCACCATGATTCAGGATACAGTTGACAGATTAAAAGGAATAGTTGAGACAGAAAATATTTATATCATCACAAATAAAATTCAAAAGCCGGAAATAGTTGAGCAGCTTCCGGAAATTTTAGAATCAAACATCATTGAAGAACCATTTGGAAGGAACACAGCAGCTTGCATCGGGTTAGCGTCATTAGTAATCGGTAGTAAAGATGAAGATGCTGTAATGATAACTGTTCCGGCAGATCATATAATCAAAGAGAGAGAAATATTCCATTCAACAATACTAAATGCCTGTAAGTTTGCTTATGAACAAAAGGGACTTGTAACAATTGGTATTCAGCCAACACGACCTGAAACAGGTTATGGATATATTCAGATAGATGAAAGAGAAGTCACCGGTAATATACATAAGGTTTTTACCTTTGCTGAAAAACCAAACTACGCTACGGCGGTAAGGTTTTTAGAAAGCGGTGATTTTTTCTGGAACAGCGGAATGTTCATCTGGCGAGCAGATGTTATCCTTGAAGAAATTCGTATACTGATGCCTGAACTTAATGACGCCCTTGAACAAATAAAAGGTGATTTAGGCACGGGGAATTTTGAAAAAACTCTGTCGAATGAATATGGAAAACTAAGAAGCATTTCAATCGATTATGGAATCATGGAAAAATCCCACAGAGTTTTCCTTACGAAAGGTAAATTCTCATGGAGTGATGTTGGCAGCTGGGAGGAAGTATATCAGCTATCAGAAAAAAATCCTGATGGAAATGCAGTCATCGGAAATGTGTATTCAGAAATGACTAATGATACTTACATCTATTCACCTAACAAGTTTACCGCGGTATTAGGAGTTGATAATCTTATTATAATAAATACAGATGATGCACTGTTGATTTGCCGCAGAGATCAGAGTCAGGAAGTTAAGAAGGTGGTTGATCATCTTAAGATTAATAAGTTGACAGATCATATTTGA
- the alr gene encoding alanine racemase, translating into MRPTYAVIDLNRLKKNFLGIREKAGKTKIMAVIKADAYGHGVEETVSTLNSLKDKRPEYYAVAIPDEGVEFRKLKVKQPILILEPFDVMQVNKLVEHDLIATVFTDKQQGILLEGTNKHRRENPDFRIKVHVKVDTGMNRLGIPYTEAFDFIKNLFFDKTFKIDGIYTHFAGSDEPDKEFTLLQLKRFNELITKLKKEKIHIDNIHAANSGALLDIKESYFDMIRTGIVMYGYYPSKETSESIKLNPVLSLYSEVSSVKIIQKGETVSYGRTFTASKQTKIISIPIGYADGFSRGLSNKAKVIINGKLYPQIGNVTMDRIMVDVFDDDIRVGDKVTLLGKEAGLEITAYDWAEILRTIPYEILCGISKRVPRIFKS; encoded by the coding sequence ATGCGCCCCACTTATGCCGTAATTGATTTAAACAGATTAAAGAAGAACTTTTTAGGAATCAGGGAAAAAGCCGGCAAAACCAAAATAATGGCTGTAATAAAAGCTGATGCTTATGGGCACGGTGTCGAAGAAACAGTAAGCACTCTCAATTCTTTAAAAGATAAACGACCAGAATATTATGCCGTTGCAATCCCGGATGAAGGTGTTGAATTCAGAAAACTGAAAGTAAAACAGCCAATTCTTATACTTGAACCGTTTGATGTAATGCAGGTAAATAAACTTGTTGAACATGACCTTATCGCAACTGTTTTTACCGACAAACAACAAGGTATTCTTTTAGAAGGCACTAATAAACATCGACGGGAAAATCCTGATTTCAGAATAAAAGTTCATGTAAAAGTCGATACAGGAATGAACCGGCTCGGAATTCCTTACACTGAAGCATTCGACTTTATTAAAAATTTATTCTTCGATAAAACTTTTAAGATAGATGGGATCTATACGCACTTTGCGGGTTCGGATGAACCTGACAAAGAATTTACTTTACTTCAGCTTAAACGGTTTAACGAGTTAATCACCAAGCTAAAAAAAGAAAAGATACATATTGATAATATTCACGCCGCGAACAGCGGAGCTTTACTGGATATTAAAGAATCATATTTCGATATGATAAGAACAGGTATCGTAATGTACGGTTACTATCCTTCCAAAGAAACTTCCGAATCTATTAAACTCAATCCTGTACTTTCTTTATATTCCGAAGTATCTTCTGTAAAAATTATTCAAAAAGGTGAAACCGTTAGTTATGGAAGAACCTTTACGGCTTCAAAGCAGACAAAAATAATTTCTATTCCAATCGGTTATGCGGATGGGTTCAGCAGAGGATTATCAAATAAAGCAAAAGTGATTATTAATGGAAAACTATATCCGCAGATAGGTAATGTTACAATGGATAGAATAATGGTTGATGTTTTTGATGATGATATCAGAGTTGGTGATAAAGTAACACTGCTGGGAAAAGAAGCAGGTCTGGAAATAACCGCATATGATTGGGCAGAAATTCTCAGAACAATACCTTATGAAATTTTATGCGGCATAAGTAAAAGAGTGCCGAGGATTTTTAAATCATAA
- a CDS encoding NADH-quinone oxidoreductase subunit A codes for MLTEFGKIFVFLLIAVVFVVIAVFVARLIRPARPTHEKLLTYECGENVEGSPWIKFNIRFYVVALIFLIFDVEVVLLIPWALVYQEFGIAGFLVGAIFLVLLGLGMAYEWRKGDLEWARPKVVPPSLKKINHESAEVVTNG; via the coding sequence ATGCTTACAGAATTCGGCAAGATATTCGTCTTCCTGCTAATCGCAGTTGTCTTTGTTGTAATAGCCGTTTTCGTTGCCCGTTTGATAAGACCCGCCCGTCCGACTCACGAAAAACTTCTTACATATGAATGCGGTGAAAATGTTGAAGGATCTCCCTGGATAAAATTTAACATCCGGTTTTATGTTGTCGCACTCATCTTTTTAATTTTTGATGTTGAAGTTGTTCTTCTTATTCCCTGGGCTTTGGTCTATCAGGAATTTGGAATAGCCGGATTCCTTGTCGGTGCAATTTTTTTAGTTTTACTTGGACTTGGAATGGCATACGAATGGAGAAAAGGTGATCTTGAATGGGCTCGACCTAAAGTTGTCCCGCCTTCATTAAAAAAGATTAATCATGAATCTGCAGAGGTTGTAACGAATGGTTAG
- the nuoB gene encoding NADH-quinone oxidoreductase subunit NuoB, with protein sequence MVSLLDKQFADDNIVITNVDSLLNWARLSSVWQVGFGLACCAIEMMATSASHYDFDRFGVIPRPSPRQSDVIIVSGTVTLKMALRVKRLYEQMPDPKYVISMGSCSNCGGPYWEHGYHVLKGVDRIIPVDVYVPGCPPRPEALLEGLLKLQEKIRNHSSVKKSA encoded by the coding sequence ATGGTTAGTTTACTTGATAAACAATTCGCTGATGATAACATTGTAATAACAAACGTTGACAGCCTTTTAAACTGGGCAAGACTATCATCGGTATGGCAGGTTGGTTTTGGGCTTGCCTGCTGTGCAATTGAAATGATGGCAACCTCAGCTTCACATTATGATTTTGATAGATTCGGCGTGATACCCCGTCCTTCACCAAGACAATCAGATGTTATTATTGTATCAGGAACCGTTACACTAAAAATGGCTTTGAGAGTTAAAAGATTATATGAACAAATGCCCGACCCTAAATATGTGATTTCGATGGGAAGTTGTTCCAACTGCGGCGGACCTTACTGGGAGCATGGTTATCACGTATTAAAAGGAGTTGACAGAATCATACCTGTTGATGTTTATGTGCCCGGATGTCCACCCCGCCCAGAAGCCCTATTAGAAGGACTGCTAAAGTTACAGGAAAAAATCAGAAATCATTCATCGGTTAAAAAATCTGCATGA
- a CDS encoding NADH-quinone oxidoreductase subunit C, with the protein MKTHEEIYSELKEKFGDAIITEITDQPVEKIIVVDPLSIDKVSHFLREEIDLAFDSLMNLSGNDDANGNKSKDEDGTEIISGGTISVFYHLESLNHKHKVVLKVSAPRENPEVKSVSEVWNHANWHEREAFDLFGINFLNHPDLRRILMPYDWEAGHPLRKDYKNPEFYQGMKVPY; encoded by the coding sequence ATGAAAACCCACGAAGAAATTTATTCAGAATTAAAAGAAAAATTTGGTGATGCAATAATCACCGAGATTACAGATCAGCCGGTAGAAAAAATTATTGTTGTTGATCCGCTCTCAATTGATAAAGTCTCTCACTTTTTACGCGAAGAAATTGATCTTGCATTTGATAGTCTCATGAATCTTTCAGGTAATGATGATGCAAATGGTAACAAATCAAAAGATGAAGACGGGACTGAAATAATTTCCGGCGGAACAATTAGTGTTTTCTATCATCTTGAATCATTAAATCATAAACATAAAGTAGTTTTAAAAGTATCCGCCCCAAGAGAAAACCCGGAAGTAAAATCAGTAAGTGAAGTTTGGAATCACGCCAACTGGCACGAACGCGAAGCATTTGATTTGTTTGGAATTAATTTTTTGAATCACCCGGACTTGAGACGGATACTTATGCCTTATGATTGGGAAGCTGGTCATCCATTAAGAAAAGATTATAAGAATCCTGAATTTTACCAGGGAATGAAAGTACCTTATTGA